In Caldibacillus debilis DSM 16016, the genomic window GGGCGGAACGGCGGGCGGCGCTCAAGGCATGGGCCTCCTGTTCCGATTTCGCCGTTTGCACGGAGATGGCGTGCTGTTCGTAACAAATGTTTTCGATTTTTTCCATGTCCTTTTGAACGGTTTCGGCCTCCCCGTCCTGTTCGATGAGCAGGACCGCCTTGGCGTCGGTGGGCAGACCGATCTTCGCAAAATCTTCCACGGCTTTTAATGTCGGCTGATCCAAAAATTCCAGGGTGGCGGGAATGATCCGGGAGGCGATGATTTTGGAGACCGTTTCCGCCGCCCGGTCGATGTCGTCGTATAAGGCGAGGAGGGTCTTCTTCGTTTTCGGTTTCGGCAGCAGTTTCAGCGTCGCTTCCGTTACAATGCCCAAGGTGCCTTCCGAACCGACGATCAACTTCGTCAAGTCATAGCCGGCCACGTCCTTCGCCAGCTTTCCGCCGGTGCGGATGATGCCGCCGTTGGCCAGAACCACTTCCAATCCGAGGACGTAATCCTTCGTAACCCCGTATTTCAGCCCCCTTAAGCCGCCGGAATTTTCGCTGATATTGCCGCCGATCGTGGAGATTTTCATCGAGCTTGGGTCGGGAGGATAAAACAGCCCTTGTCGCTCGACGAATTCGATCAATTGCTGGGTGATGACGCCCGGTTGGACCGTTACCGTCAAATTTTCCTCATCCAGCTCCAAAATTTGATTCATGTGCCGGAAATGCAGAACGATGCCGCCGTTTACCGGCGACGTGCCCCCCGACAAATTCGTGCCCGATCCCCGGGGGACGATCGGGATTTTGTGCTCGTTGCAGAGCTTGACGATTTCCGCCACTTCCTCCGTATTTCTCGGAGCCACGACGCAATCCGGCATCGACTGGTACAGGGGAGTCGCATCATAGGAAAAGACCAATCTGGCACTCTGGGAATCTTCCACATTTTCCGGCCCGACGATGGAGATGAGTTTTTGTTTGAAATCTTCGGTCAAGAGAGGCATACGCTCACTTCCGTTCTTTAATGGGATTTTTTCTGGTCGTTGGCTGATCCTGTCTTTAGGTGGTGCCTCTTTAAAATGAGAAAACGACATGCATGTGAACAG contains:
- the glcD gene encoding glycolate oxidase subunit GlcD — encoded protein: MPLLTEDFKQKLISIVGPENVEDSQSARLVFSYDATPLYQSMPDCVVAPRNTEEVAEIVKLCNEHKIPIVPRGSGTNLSGGTSPVNGGIVLHFRHMNQILELDEENLTVTVQPGVITQQLIEFVERQGLFYPPDPSSMKISTIGGNISENSGGLRGLKYGVTKDYVLGLEVVLANGGIIRTGGKLAKDVAGYDLTKLIVGSEGTLGIVTEATLKLLPKPKTKKTLLALYDDIDRAAETVSKIIASRIIPATLEFLDQPTLKAVEDFAKIGLPTDAKAVLLIEQDGEAETVQKDMEKIENICYEQHAISVQTAKSEQEAHALSAARRSALSALARLKPTTILEDATVPRSQVAAMVKAINEIAKKYDVTIATFGHAGDGNLHPTCTTDIRDKEEMERVEKAFAEIFKKAIELGGTITGEHGVGQMKAPYLEWQLGEEGIRVMKQIKQALDPNNILNPGKIFAKETRKRVILHRS